Within Gammaproteobacteria bacterium, the genomic segment CCTTTCTTCTGCCACCACCCTTCTCTGACGTTTGGGAATGGTGACGCTCATTCAAGAGCACGAATAATTCTGTTTTTCCCTTCGAGCAACCCGGACTCCATGATTTGATACCTCGGCCTTCGGTAACAGAAAACCCAAGTAAGTGACCGAGGGTTCTTGCACCGGACTCGGAAAGCTACCCTTTATAAATTCGCCACGCAAAGCTAACATTGAATAGCCCCCAAAATGGTGTGTTACAACACACCATTTTGGGGCATATCCCGCAATGACTACACCTTCCTATTTTCCTGAACGATATGTTACGCCCGGTTATCTGGCAGGACAAGCTTCCGCAACATCATGGTCTTATGGCTGCTATTTTGCACACTGCGCAAAGTATCACATCCAACTTGAGACTGCTTCTCCGGGTAATATGGGACACACCACTCCCAAAACCGCTTGTCGGCGCAACGGGGTGTGGCATACACTCGCCGGACCGGGGTACGGGAGGGGAAGCATGACAAGAAGGCCTTCGCCGTTTTTGTCACAGGTTCGCGCTGCGATACGTGTTCGTCACTACAGTATCCGCACCGAAGAGGCTTATGTGACGTGGATAAAGCGATTTATATTTTTTCATGACAAACGCCATCCTAGAGAGTTGGGGGATGGTGAAGTGGAGGCGTTTTTGACGTTTCTCGCTGTTGACCGGAATGTTTCTCCCAGCACACAAAACCAGGCGCTCAACGCGTTGAACTTCCTTTATAAGGAGGTGTTGAAATCGCCTCTTGGGAAAATTCACAGCGTTCGTGCAAAGAAACCTGCCAAACTTCCCGTTGTGTTGACCCCTGAGGAAGTGGCGCTGGTGTTTACGCACCTGGAGGGCGTGCACTGGTTGGCGGCCTGTTTGATGTATGGTTCCGGCCTGCGCCTGATGGAGTGTCTCAGACTCAGGGTGATGAATATTGATTTCCGTCGCCGGGCGATTTATGTCGTTAACGGAAAGGGTGCGAAAGACCGGGTGGTCACGCTGGCGGATGAAATTGTCAAGCCGCTTCAGCGTCACCTTGAGTCGGTGAAAAACACGCATCAAAAGGACTTGGCGGACGGGTTTGGAAGGGTG encodes:
- a CDS encoding integron integrase, with the protein product MTRRPSPFLSQVRAAIRVRHYSIRTEEAYVTWIKRFIFFHDKRHPRELGDGEVEAFLTFLAVDRNVSPSTQNQALNALNFLYKEVLKSPLGKIHSVRAKKPAKLPVVLTPEEVALVFTHLEGVHWLAACLMYGSGLRLMECLRLRVMNIDFRRRAIYVVNGKGAKDRVVTLADEIVKPLQRHLESVKNTHQKDLADGFGRVYLPYALARKYRNAPLEWGWQYVFPASRRSVDPRSNVVRRHHLDEKALQRAVRRAVIKAGIQKPATCHTLRHSFATHLLERGMDIRTVQEQLGHKDIRTTQIYTHVLQRGGNAVRSPLGSVLNFARKRGET